One segment of Streptomyces bathyalis DNA contains the following:
- a CDS encoding LacI family DNA-binding transcriptional regulator, which translates to MLRTAKWRDGQGMTTIKDVAAAAGVSPSTVSRVLNNGPKVDPALARRVRKAAAQLDYRPSRVAQSLRRQRSHVWMLLVPDVRNPFFTDMVRGVEDAARGAGYALTLCNTDDDVAQERRYLELALNERVSGVILSPASDTRSAVEHLTAKGIPVVTVDRVLEHDSVDAVLVDNRDGARKATGHLLEAGYRNLACITGPEGQTTAADRLAGFRDAHTDCGVKLRPELIRHGDFRISGGEKAADELLRSPEPPDAVFVANNLMTLGTLDAITAAGLNIPSDIAIVGWDDAPWAPLLRPALTTVAQPTHELGQQTAALLESRIAGSTAPQRIITLRTHLNVRASSTPASALPLPRTGNV; encoded by the coding sequence ATGCTTCGGACGGCGAAGTGGAGGGACGGGCAGGGGATGACCACCATCAAGGACGTGGCCGCGGCGGCCGGAGTGTCGCCGTCCACGGTTTCCCGGGTGCTCAACAACGGGCCCAAGGTCGATCCGGCCCTCGCCCGGCGCGTACGTAAGGCGGCGGCTCAACTCGACTACCGCCCCAGCCGTGTGGCGCAGAGCCTGCGCCGGCAGCGCAGCCATGTGTGGATGCTTCTGGTGCCCGACGTGCGCAACCCGTTCTTCACCGATATGGTCCGCGGAGTCGAGGACGCGGCGCGGGGCGCAGGTTACGCACTGACGCTGTGCAACACCGACGACGACGTCGCGCAGGAGCGCCGCTACCTCGAACTCGCCCTCAACGAACGCGTCTCGGGCGTGATCCTCTCACCCGCTTCGGACACCCGCAGCGCCGTGGAACACCTCACGGCGAAGGGCATCCCGGTGGTCACCGTCGACCGGGTCCTGGAACACGACTCCGTGGACGCGGTGCTGGTCGACAACCGCGACGGCGCCCGCAAGGCCACCGGGCACCTGCTGGAGGCCGGCTACCGCAACCTCGCCTGCATCACCGGCCCCGAGGGCCAGACCACGGCGGCCGACCGGCTCGCCGGCTTCCGCGACGCCCACACCGACTGCGGCGTCAAGCTGCGGCCCGAGCTGATCCGGCACGGCGACTTCCGTATCAGCGGCGGCGAGAAGGCGGCCGATGAACTGCTGCGGTCACCCGAGCCGCCCGACGCCGTGTTCGTCGCCAACAACCTGATGACCTTGGGCACCCTCGACGCGATCACGGCGGCCGGACTGAACATCCCGTCCGACATCGCCATCGTCGGCTGGGACGACGCACCATGGGCCCCGCTGCTCCGGCCCGCCCTGACCACGGTCGCACAGCCGACGCACGAACTCGGCCAGCAGACCGCGGCGTTGCTCGAATCCCGCATCGCGGGCAGCACCGCGCCGCAGCGCATCATCACCCTGCGCACCCACCTGAACGTCCGCGCCTCGTCCACACCTGCCTCCGCGCTCCCGCTACCTCGAACCGGCAACGTGTGA
- a CDS encoding alpha/beta fold hydrolase, with product MLMRNQRISVSGTALNTVIVGQGYPVVLLHGWPVTWYHWRDVIPVLARSHTVIAPDLRGLGDSDRPLGPYDKQTLAADIAELTEQLDLGRFALVGHDFGGSVASALAAAHRDKVSHLVIEEELLPGCPVPPDLVSSRYPRWHNAFHAVPDVPELLIRGKERDHLNLFWRLTAGGTAISSQAIEEYERTYLAPGALRVGLAYYRSGSEDAELNRRTARQPLKIPTLAIGGDMAMATAVEASMRHIASDVSGVVIDNCGHYPAEEHPERVAGLIEDFITRAAA from the coding sequence ATGTTGATGCGGAATCAGCGAATATCCGTGAGCGGTACCGCATTGAACACTGTCATCGTCGGGCAAGGCTATCCAGTCGTCCTGCTCCACGGTTGGCCGGTGACCTGGTACCACTGGCGCGACGTCATCCCGGTCCTGGCCCGGAGCCACACCGTCATCGCCCCCGACCTGCGCGGACTCGGTGACTCCGACCGCCCGCTCGGCCCTTACGACAAGCAAACCCTCGCTGCTGACATCGCGGAATTGACCGAGCAACTGGACCTCGGCCGTTTCGCGCTCGTCGGTCACGACTTCGGCGGTTCCGTCGCCAGTGCTTTGGCTGCGGCCCACCGGGACAAGGTGAGCCACCTGGTGATCGAAGAGGAACTTCTGCCGGGCTGTCCGGTGCCGCCCGATCTGGTCAGCAGTCGGTATCCACGCTGGCACAACGCCTTTCACGCCGTACCCGATGTCCCGGAGCTTTTGATCAGAGGGAAAGAGCGAGATCACCTCAACTTGTTCTGGAGGCTTACTGCGGGCGGTACCGCAATCTCAAGCCAAGCCATCGAGGAATACGAGCGGACCTACCTCGCCCCCGGCGCTCTCCGCGTAGGACTGGCCTACTACCGGTCCGGGAGCGAGGACGCGGAACTCAACCGCCGAACGGCACGTCAGCCACTGAAGATTCCCACGCTCGCCATCGGTGGAGACATGGCCATGGCCACCGCGGTGGAAGCGTCCATGCGCCACATCGCGTCCGATGTCTCGGGCGTCGTCATCGACAACTGCGGGCACTACCCGGCAGAGGAACACCCTGAGCGGGTCGCCGGTCTCATCGAAGACTTCATCACGCGCGCGGCCGCGTGA
- a CDS encoding CGNR zinc finger domain-containing protein → MNTTDFRFYTGALSTDFVATVGRRLAGGDERLTSAARLTEWLARAELVGPQKRVSDGDLQQARELREVIYRLVLARITQRPVTAADIRVINDWARRRTPAPQLSADEPFTLQTRDGDDVGTALGVVARDAIELVTSTRATSLRACEATDCGMPYLDLSQGHTRRWCSMKECGNRAKVAAHRARRKKDTAC, encoded by the coding sequence GTGAACACGACCGACTTCCGCTTCTACACCGGCGCTCTGTCCACGGACTTCGTGGCGACCGTCGGCCGCCGCCTCGCTGGTGGAGATGAGCGGTTGACGAGCGCCGCCCGGTTGACCGAGTGGCTGGCCCGCGCAGAGCTCGTCGGGCCTCAGAAGCGTGTCTCCGACGGGGACCTCCAGCAGGCTCGGGAGCTGCGCGAGGTGATCTACCGACTCGTGCTCGCCCGGATCACGCAGCGTCCGGTCACCGCAGCAGACATACGCGTGATCAACGACTGGGCTCGTCGGCGCACGCCGGCACCACAGCTGAGCGCGGACGAACCCTTCACCTTGCAGACACGCGACGGGGACGACGTCGGGACAGCCCTGGGAGTTGTCGCCAGAGACGCCATCGAATTGGTCACCAGTACGCGAGCGACGTCTCTCCGAGCGTGCGAGGCCACCGACTGCGGAATGCCCTATCTCGATCTGTCACAGGGTCACACACGACGCTGGTGCTCGATGAAGGAATGCGGCAATCGCGCCAAAGTCGCCGCCCACCGAGCACGAAGAAAGAAGGACACCGCATGTTGA
- a CDS encoding winged helix-turn-helix transcriptional regulator, translated as MAARVSHEGAECPVARAVDVIGDRWSLLIVRDAFDGITRFSEFQRSLGSARNILASRLRELVARGILEVAPAADGTAYHQYTLTEKGRELFKIIVALRQWGEDHLFDEGEPHSVLLDAEHQLPLAKLEVTDASGSALTSSDTFVRKVSPSSS; from the coding sequence ATGGCTGCACGCGTGAGTCACGAAGGGGCAGAGTGCCCCGTGGCCAGGGCCGTGGACGTGATCGGTGACCGCTGGTCCTTGCTCATCGTCCGTGACGCCTTCGATGGGATCACCAGGTTCAGCGAGTTCCAGCGCAGCCTCGGATCAGCCAGGAACATCCTTGCTTCACGGCTACGCGAACTCGTTGCGAGAGGCATCCTGGAGGTCGCCCCCGCCGCGGACGGGACGGCCTACCACCAGTACACGCTCACGGAGAAGGGCCGCGAGCTCTTCAAGATCATCGTGGCTCTCAGGCAGTGGGGCGAGGACCACCTCTTCGATGAGGGAGAACCCCACTCGGTCCTCCTCGACGCCGAGCACCAGCTTCCGCTGGCCAAGCTTGAGGTGACCGACGCCTCGGGCTCCGCGTTGACATCGTCGGACACGTTCGTGCGAAAGGTCTCTCCGAGTTCATCCTGA
- a CDS encoding nitrilase family protein: MTEQPEVDSGARVSPVRVAVVQFEPHVGLENLKANAAAVEERLTAAADDGAGLIVLPELATTGYVFESREEAFAHAEAVPDGRTVQTFVRLAAERNLYIVGCVVERDGERLYDTAVLVGPDGYIGRYRKTHLWNTEKLWFTPGDEGFSVFDTRIGRIGLLVCWDIWFPETARIVSQMGADIICIPTGWVWTPPPLYDSSGVCMAAHLTITAAHVNNVFIATADRIGQERGAGFMGNSLIAGTNGWPVDRIAGPDEDTIIYADIDLSETRTAPIWNQLNDLHRDRRTDLYDQMLGYRGAAPLPR; this comes from the coding sequence ATGACGGAACAGCCAGAGGTCGACAGCGGCGCGAGGGTGAGCCCGGTGCGGGTCGCGGTGGTCCAGTTCGAGCCCCACGTCGGACTGGAGAACCTCAAGGCCAACGCCGCGGCTGTGGAGGAGCGGCTGACTGCCGCCGCAGACGACGGCGCCGGTCTGATCGTCCTGCCCGAACTGGCGACGACGGGCTACGTGTTCGAGAGCCGCGAAGAGGCGTTCGCCCATGCCGAGGCCGTTCCGGACGGCCGCACCGTGCAGACATTCGTCCGTCTGGCTGCCGAGCGGAACCTGTACATCGTGGGCTGCGTGGTCGAGCGGGACGGCGAAAGGCTCTACGACACCGCGGTCCTCGTCGGCCCGGACGGATACATCGGGCGCTACCGGAAGACCCACCTCTGGAACACGGAAAAGCTGTGGTTCACCCCCGGAGACGAGGGGTTCTCGGTCTTCGACACCCGGATCGGCCGGATAGGGCTACTGGTCTGCTGGGACATCTGGTTCCCGGAGACCGCCCGCATCGTCTCGCAGATGGGCGCGGACATCATCTGCATCCCGACCGGGTGGGTATGGACGCCGCCCCCTCTCTACGACTCGAGCGGCGTCTGTATGGCGGCTCACCTCACGATCACGGCGGCGCACGTCAACAACGTCTTCATCGCCACCGCCGACCGGATCGGCCAGGAGCGCGGGGCGGGCTTCATGGGGAACTCGCTCATCGCGGGCACGAACGGCTGGCCCGTGGACCGCATCGCCGGTCCGGACGAGGACACGATCATCTACGCGGACATCGACCTCTCCGAAACACGAACCGCTCCGATCTGGAACCAGCTCAACGACCTGCACCGTGACCGCCGCACCGACCTGTACGACCAGATGCTGGGCTACCGCGGCGCTGCTCCGCTGCCTCGGTGA
- a CDS encoding amidase, with protein MNPNTNPSPTISTLAGALRRHETSAAELLAESLRRIRKDNPVLNAFAVVDEAGAREAARAADEEMAAGIDRGPLHGVPVAVKDLIDVAGLPTTCGSATSFGATATRDAEVVRRLRRSGAVIVGKTTLHEFAYGATGDRSVHGASRNPRDPSRISGGSSGGSAVAVAAGMVPLSVGTDTAGSVRVPAALCGVVGFKPAYDAVPTEGVYPLAPTLDHVGLFAQTTEDVQLGYQALIDGFAESRPRAEDGLTVGWIPPRDIATTDPRMEELTQQALARAGFTLSPVHGFPRGHREQSLFKVFSTLQGREAFQVHEHHLEKDHDRIDTEVLARLRRGREISSAHYARAEEARRELLQTVARLLRTHSVLALPTTPIVAPPLDARTVRVAETNLEVRTALLSLTSPWNMTGMPAISVPAGQIDGLPAAVQLVTAPDNLHLMFAVAKTLEAAQRPQPSAP; from the coding sequence ATGAACCCAAATACCAATCCAAGTCCCACCATCAGTACCCTCGCGGGTGCCCTGCGCCGACACGAGACATCAGCCGCCGAACTGCTGGCGGAGAGCTTGCGCAGGATCCGCAAGGACAACCCGGTCCTGAACGCCTTTGCCGTCGTGGACGAGGCCGGGGCCCGCGAGGCGGCACGAGCGGCGGACGAAGAGATGGCTGCGGGCATCGACCGTGGTCCTCTTCACGGTGTGCCTGTCGCCGTCAAGGACCTCATCGACGTGGCCGGATTGCCGACCACGTGCGGGTCGGCGACGTCCTTCGGCGCGACGGCGACCCGGGACGCCGAAGTCGTCAGGCGGCTGCGCAGGAGTGGCGCCGTCATCGTCGGAAAGACCACCCTTCACGAGTTCGCCTACGGCGCCACCGGCGATCGTTCCGTCCACGGCGCTTCACGCAACCCCCGTGATCCCAGCCGGATTTCCGGGGGCAGCAGTGGAGGCAGCGCGGTCGCGGTGGCCGCGGGCATGGTGCCGCTGTCGGTGGGCACGGACACCGCCGGATCCGTCCGGGTGCCCGCGGCGCTCTGTGGGGTCGTCGGGTTCAAGCCCGCCTACGACGCCGTTCCGACGGAGGGCGTGTACCCGCTGGCTCCGACGCTCGACCATGTGGGCCTCTTCGCCCAGACAACTGAAGACGTCCAACTCGGATACCAGGCACTAATCGACGGGTTCGCGGAATCCCGGCCGCGAGCCGAGGACGGCCTCACCGTCGGATGGATCCCGCCACGGGACATCGCGACGACCGACCCGCGCATGGAGGAACTCACACAGCAGGCCCTCGCGCGAGCCGGTTTCACCTTGTCCCCGGTTCACGGGTTTCCTCGCGGGCATCGCGAACAGAGCCTGTTCAAGGTGTTCTCGACACTTCAGGGCCGGGAAGCGTTTCAGGTGCACGAGCATCACCTGGAGAAGGACCACGACCGAATCGACACCGAAGTCCTGGCACGGCTCCGTCGCGGCCGGGAAATCTCCAGCGCGCACTACGCCCGAGCCGAAGAGGCCCGTAGGGAACTGCTCCAAACCGTAGCCCGGTTGCTGAGGACCCACAGCGTCCTGGCACTGCCGACGACTCCGATCGTGGCGCCCCCGCTGGACGCCCGCACCGTGCGCGTCGCCGAGACGAACCTTGAGGTGCGAACTGCCCTCCTATCCCTGACCAGCCCGTGGAACATGACCGGGATGCCGGCCATCAGTGTGCCCGCGGGCCAGATCGACGGGCTCCCCGCTGCCGTTCAGCTCGTCACGGCACCCGACAACCTGCACCTGATGTTCGCGGTGGCGAAGACGCTGGAAGCGGCACAGAGGCCGCAGCCGAGTGCACCTTGA
- a CDS encoding tautomerase family protein, giving the protein MPSIQIDLPLTTTAATKQALAQRVGAIYGEIMQIGRDLLTVSVHDLGEGGVWRRHDAGPPTPSALIMCDIRRGRPPETRAHLAQSLIDVCVEMFELEACWVKVEFTQHAGDEMYHPHLGGFNADWNADERPATASST; this is encoded by the coding sequence ATGCCGTCCATCCAGATCGACCTGCCGCTGACCACCACGGCAGCTACCAAGCAGGCACTCGCGCAGCGCGTCGGTGCCATCTACGGGGAGATCATGCAGATCGGAAGGGATCTCCTCACCGTGTCCGTGCACGACCTCGGCGAAGGGGGCGTGTGGAGGCGCCACGATGCCGGCCCTCCGACCCCGTCCGCACTCATCATGTGTGACATCCGCAGGGGACGGCCTCCCGAGACAAGGGCGCACCTGGCACAGTCCTTGATCGACGTGTGCGTGGAGATGTTCGAACTGGAAGCGTGCTGGGTGAAGGTCGAGTTCACCCAGCACGCGGGGGACGAGATGTACCACCCCCACCTGGGAGGCTTCAACGCCGACTGGAACGCCGACGAACGGCCGGCCACGGCCAGTTCGACCTGA
- the dapB gene encoding 4-hydroxy-tetrahydrodipicolinate reductase: MSKLRVAVLGSEGRMGSEAVRAVESADDMELAACLGRGDSLDALTGSGAEVAVDLTHPDAVMRNLEYCVTHGIHGVVGTTGWTDERLRTVRGWLEASPGTGVLIAPNFGIGAVLMMRFAQQAARFFESAEVVDLHHPGKADAPSGTAVRTAQLIAAAREDAELPAQPDATSTSLAGARGADVDGVHVHALRLRGLIGHQEVIFGGEGETLTIRHDSLHRSSFMPGVLLGVRRVGSAPGLTYGLEHFLDLEG, from the coding sequence ATGAGCAAGCTGCGTGTGGCCGTCCTCGGCTCGGAGGGGCGCATGGGCTCCGAGGCCGTACGGGCCGTCGAGTCCGCCGACGACATGGAGCTGGCCGCCTGCCTCGGCCGGGGCGACAGCCTCGACGCGCTCACCGGCTCGGGCGCCGAGGTCGCTGTCGACCTGACGCACCCGGACGCCGTCATGCGCAATCTGGAGTACTGCGTCACGCATGGCATCCACGGAGTCGTCGGCACCACCGGCTGGACCGACGAGAGGCTGCGCACAGTACGCGGCTGGCTCGAGGCCTCGCCGGGCACGGGCGTGCTCATCGCCCCCAACTTCGGCATCGGCGCCGTACTGATGATGCGCTTCGCACAGCAAGCAGCGCGCTTCTTCGAGTCCGCCGAGGTCGTGGATCTGCACCACCCCGGCAAGGCCGACGCCCCGAGCGGGACCGCCGTACGCACCGCACAGCTCATCGCCGCCGCGCGCGAGGACGCCGAGCTGCCCGCACAGCCGGACGCCACCTCCACCTCCCTGGCGGGTGCGCGCGGCGCGGACGTCGACGGCGTGCATGTGCACGCGCTGCGGCTGCGCGGCCTCATCGGGCACCAGGAGGTGATCTTCGGGGGCGAGGGGGAGACGCTCACCATCCGGCACGACTCGCTGCACCGCAGCTCGTTCATGCCCGGTGTGCTGCTGGGAGTGCGCCGTGTCGGCTCCGCACCGGGGCTCACCTACGGGCTGGAGCACTTCCTCGACCTGGAGGGGTGA
- a CDS encoding HpcH/HpaI aldolase family protein yields MNPAQFAAALRARRQLIGYWSLLDAPVAVERLARVGYDYIALDAQHGLFGYQGMLHNLMAIDTKGSTAVGMVRVEANDPAPIGRALDAGATGVIVPLVDSGQDAADAVAAVRYPPLGNRSFGPMRSGLRIGPAPAEAHDQTVVLAMIETANGLANVEEICATPGLDGIYVGPSDLRLAIGGASSTDPAVAGEFETALVTVREAAATAGIAAGIHNPDGASAAQRIAEGFTFATVASDVVHLEQSARQHLTAARDTEDPR; encoded by the coding sequence ATGAATCCCGCCCAGTTCGCCGCGGCCCTCCGCGCCCGCAGGCAGCTGATCGGCTACTGGTCGCTCCTCGACGCGCCCGTCGCAGTCGAACGTCTCGCACGCGTCGGCTACGACTACATCGCCCTCGACGCCCAGCACGGACTCTTCGGCTATCAGGGCATGCTCCACAACCTGATGGCGATCGACACCAAAGGCAGTACCGCCGTGGGCATGGTCCGCGTCGAAGCCAACGACCCCGCGCCGATCGGCCGGGCGCTCGACGCGGGCGCGACGGGCGTCATCGTCCCCCTCGTCGACAGCGGCCAGGACGCCGCGGACGCTGTCGCCGCCGTCCGCTACCCCCCGCTCGGCAACCGCTCCTTTGGTCCGATGCGCTCCGGCCTGCGCATCGGGCCCGCCCCCGCGGAGGCCCACGACCAAACCGTCGTCCTCGCCATGATCGAGACCGCGAACGGCCTCGCGAACGTCGAGGAAATCTGCGCCACTCCGGGCCTCGACGGCATCTACGTCGGACCGTCGGATCTGCGGCTGGCCATCGGTGGCGCCTCCTCCACCGACCCGGCCGTCGCCGGCGAGTTCGAGACCGCCCTGGTCACCGTACGAGAGGCCGCCGCAACCGCCGGAATCGCCGCCGGCATCCACAACCCGGACGGTGCGAGCGCCGCACAGCGAATCGCCGAGGGCTTCACCTTCGCGACCGTCGCCAGCGACGTCGTCCACCTCGAACAATCCGCCCGACAGCATCTGACCGCCGCACGCGACACCGAGGATCCCCGGTGA
- a CDS encoding aldo/keto reductase, producing MNTGTALPNVPVPLSRLVLGTMTFGDSVDANGAAVMLDEALSAGVTGVDTANGYAGGESERILAGLLPGRRDRMVLATKAGIPHPDQGGHAPLSATGLRAALEGSLKRLGTDHVDLFYLHQPDRATPLAETLAAVADFATEGKILALGVSNYAAWQISELTRVADETGAPRPVVAQQLHNLLARRIEEEYVEYAATSGLRTMVYNPLGGGLLTGRHRFEQPPAEGRFGDSKVAAMYKQRYWDERLFTAVEQLTGIAEGAGIPLTELALRWLLGRPSTDALLLGGSRPEHLRANINSAQAGPLPADVAAACDAVGAALRGPMPAYNR from the coding sequence GTGAACACCGGCACAGCCTTGCCGAACGTCCCCGTTCCGCTCTCCCGGCTCGTCCTGGGCACGATGACCTTCGGCGACAGCGTCGACGCCAACGGCGCGGCCGTCATGTTGGACGAGGCACTCTCAGCCGGCGTCACCGGCGTCGACACCGCCAACGGCTACGCGGGCGGGGAAAGCGAGCGCATCCTCGCCGGACTGCTGCCCGGCCGCCGTGACCGGATGGTGCTGGCCACCAAAGCCGGGATCCCGCACCCGGACCAGGGCGGGCACGCTCCGCTGTCCGCCACGGGTCTGCGTGCCGCCCTGGAAGGCAGCCTGAAGAGGCTCGGCACCGATCACGTCGACCTCTTCTACCTGCATCAGCCCGACCGGGCCACACCGCTGGCCGAAACGCTCGCCGCCGTGGCCGACTTCGCGACCGAAGGCAAGATCCTCGCTCTCGGCGTCTCCAACTACGCGGCGTGGCAGATCTCCGAACTCACGCGTGTCGCCGACGAGACGGGCGCTCCCCGCCCTGTCGTCGCCCAGCAGCTGCACAATCTGCTGGCCCGCCGCATCGAGGAGGAGTACGTCGAGTACGCGGCCACCAGCGGCCTGCGCACCATGGTCTACAACCCGCTCGGCGGGGGCCTGCTCACCGGCCGCCACCGCTTCGAACAGCCCCCAGCGGAAGGCAGATTCGGCGACTCGAAGGTCGCGGCGATGTACAAGCAGCGCTACTGGGACGAGCGCCTCTTCACCGCCGTGGAGCAACTGACCGGCATCGCCGAGGGCGCGGGCATCCCGCTTACCGAACTCGCCCTGCGCTGGCTGCTCGGCCGCCCCTCCACCGACGCACTCCTGCTCGGAGGCTCCCGACCCGAGCATCTGCGCGCCAACATCAACAGCGCACAGGCGGGCCCGCTTCCGGCGGATGTCGCAGCAGCCTGCGATGCCGTGGGAGCGGCACTGCGCGGCCCCATGCCCGCGTACAACCGCTGA
- a CDS encoding four-carbon acid sugar kinase family protein: MSPVTRSRRAPHPVLALADDLSGAAETAAALGLRSRLVLGPATVAPPAGGEAVVIDLDTRRSPADEAARAVRTSLAAGSPDDAVMFKKVDSLLRGNLAAETAAYAEGAAAVVIAPALPVAGRTVLDGVMHLHGTPLHATNAWRAESAPVPRSIPGALGSLSTATVPLADVRAGTNVLIERLRAAVGDGRHPLCDAETQSDLDAIAEAALQLGPGIRLLGTGGLALALGRSLAAGRPSHPEEDESPLSPAASADRPLLIVVGTAEPGAVAQIAQLTSNGVGHIALPPDLLGNAAELPRLDVAPSGITVVSIDNSKGMSPCSGRRLVAALARTVADVPMQTDLVLTGGETARSVLDALGITQLTPVGQIHHGAVCAHSPDGRTIVTRPGSFGDADSLLRIARALRPLHRPQTPAPSPTLAAEPPPVAQGETL, encoded by the coding sequence GTGTCCCCTGTGACCCGCAGCCGGCGGGCGCCCCATCCCGTGCTCGCCCTCGCGGACGACCTGTCCGGCGCCGCCGAGACCGCCGCGGCACTCGGCCTCCGCAGCCGGCTCGTGCTGGGTCCGGCCACGGTGGCGCCACCGGCCGGTGGTGAAGCCGTGGTGATCGACCTCGACACCCGGAGGTCTCCGGCGGACGAGGCGGCCCGCGCCGTACGCACCTCGCTGGCAGCCGGGTCGCCCGACGACGCGGTGATGTTCAAGAAGGTCGACTCGCTGCTTCGCGGGAACCTCGCGGCCGAGACAGCTGCCTATGCGGAGGGCGCAGCAGCCGTTGTGATTGCGCCCGCGCTGCCGGTCGCCGGCCGGACCGTTCTCGACGGCGTCATGCATCTGCACGGCACGCCGCTGCACGCTACAAACGCGTGGCGGGCCGAGTCCGCTCCCGTGCCCCGTTCGATACCCGGTGCGCTCGGCTCGCTGAGCACGGCGACAGTGCCGCTCGCTGACGTGCGGGCAGGTACGAACGTGCTCATCGAGCGGTTGCGCGCCGCCGTTGGAGACGGACGGCACCCGCTCTGCGACGCGGAGACGCAGTCCGATCTGGACGCGATTGCCGAAGCGGCCCTCCAACTGGGTCCGGGAATACGGCTGTTGGGCACGGGCGGGCTGGCACTCGCCCTCGGACGCAGCCTCGCGGCAGGCCGGCCGAGCCACCCGGAGGAAGACGAGAGCCCCCTGTCACCCGCCGCCTCGGCGGACCGACCGCTCCTGATCGTGGTGGGTACCGCGGAACCCGGCGCCGTTGCGCAGATCGCGCAACTGACATCGAACGGAGTAGGCCACATAGCCCTTCCCCCGGACTTGCTCGGGAACGCTGCCGAACTCCCCCGGCTCGATGTGGCGCCGTCCGGAATCACGGTGGTGAGCATCGACAACTCCAAGGGCATGAGCCCCTGTTCGGGCCGACGTCTCGTGGCCGCACTGGCCCGTACCGTGGCCGACGTACCGATGCAGACCGATCTCGTCCTCACCGGAGGCGAGACCGCCCGGAGCGTCCTCGACGCGCTCGGCATCACACAGCTCACACCCGTCGGCCAGATCCACCACGGCGCCGTATGCGCACACTCACCGGACGGCCGGACGATCGTCACTCGCCCCGGAAGCTTCGGTGACGCTGATTCCCTCCTGCGGATCGCACGCGCCCTGCGACCCCTCCACCGCCCCCAGACACCGGCACCATCCCCCACTCTCGCGGCTGAACCACCGCCCGTAGCGCAAGGAGAAACCCTGTGA
- the pdxA gene encoding 4-hydroxythreonine-4-phosphate dehydrogenase PdxA, translating into MNAAPAAVPAKRSSTSGRPLPVIAVTMGDGAGIGPEVIVPALLHPETLRDCRPVVIGDAERLRQAAAIRGIDCAVVPVDSADDAQFGPDRVNVIDLGLLPADLPWGRLSPVAGDAAYHYVRVAAELAVGGEVQGICTAPLNKAALHAAGHNFPGHTELLAHLTGVDEVSMMLSTPRVKVIHVTTHIGLLDAVRLIEPGLVERTVRRGHEAMERAGTARPVIGVCGINPHAGENGLFGYGEEEEKIIPALEALRADGIDARGPLPADTAFFLASRGDYDLIVAMYHDQGHGPVKVLGIEAGVNLTVGLPVIRTSVDHGTAFDIAGTGVAEAGSMVEALRQAAEMSSSPAR; encoded by the coding sequence GTGAACGCAGCACCCGCCGCTGTCCCGGCCAAGCGGTCCTCAACCTCCGGACGTCCACTCCCGGTCATCGCTGTGACCATGGGCGACGGCGCCGGTATCGGGCCCGAGGTCATCGTCCCGGCACTGCTCCACCCGGAGACTCTGCGCGACTGCCGCCCCGTCGTCATCGGAGACGCCGAACGACTCCGGCAGGCGGCCGCGATCCGCGGCATCGACTGCGCGGTGGTCCCCGTCGACAGCGCCGACGACGCCCAGTTCGGCCCGGACCGCGTCAATGTCATCGACCTGGGCCTGCTCCCAGCCGACCTGCCGTGGGGAAGGCTGTCCCCGGTGGCAGGCGACGCGGCCTACCACTACGTACGGGTCGCCGCCGAACTCGCCGTGGGAGGAGAGGTGCAGGGCATCTGCACCGCGCCGCTCAACAAGGCGGCCCTGCACGCCGCCGGTCACAACTTCCCCGGCCACACGGAGCTCCTCGCCCACCTCACGGGTGTCGACGAGGTGTCGATGATGCTCTCCACACCGAGGGTGAAGGTCATCCACGTCACCACGCACATCGGTCTCCTCGACGCCGTCAGGCTCATCGAGCCCGGACTCGTGGAACGCACGGTGCGCCGCGGTCATGAGGCGATGGAGCGGGCCGGGACCGCACGTCCCGTCATCGGCGTGTGCGGCATCAACCCGCACGCCGGCGAGAACGGCCTGTTCGGATACGGCGAGGAGGAAGAGAAGATCATTCCGGCCCTCGAGGCCCTCCGTGCCGACGGCATCGACGCCCGCGGACCGCTCCCCGCAGACACCGCCTTCTTCCTGGCCTCCCGCGGTGACTACGACCTGATCGTGGCCATGTATCACGACCAGGGCCACGGTCCGGTGAAGGTCCTCGGCATCGAGGCGGGCGTGAACCTCACCGTCGGCCTCCCCGTCATCCGCACGTCCGTCGACCACGGCACCGCATTCGATATCGCAGGTACGGGTGTTGCCGAGGCCGGTAGCATGGTCGAGGCTCTGCGGCAGGCGGCCGAGATGTCATCCTCGCCCGCCCGTTGA